The Natrinema salaciae genome contains a region encoding:
- a CDS encoding YhjD/YihY/BrkB family envelope integrity protein: protein MSRTVRGAVPFAKAVVTGIQEKNVTFMAASIAYQAFISLIPLLVLVFFLVSFVGNEGLATQVSSATEGFLPDSGQLILEDGIEGSTGSAGTSIIGLLVLLWGSLKIFRGLDTAFSEIYTSTEDNSLVDQLRDGIVVFGTIGVALVAAGATSIVFAFFPNSLFIGLLNPILLVVGLTVAFLPMYYFFPDTDVSVREVVPGVVVAAVGWAVLQSLFQVYVALSSSSDAAGPVGAILLLLTWLYFGGLILLVGAVVNATHSGHIDLKPEPTAEEESSEGRPRDSERDSVVDSGQRERDRLAARLTELQRERDQLRNDRAAQRTRRYRLEDRVDDLEARVADLEAENDELGDENERLRRELAARQGSSWRRRLRGVSARIRTLNVGVVENRND, encoded by the coding sequence ATGAGTCGCACCGTTCGCGGCGCGGTCCCCTTCGCGAAGGCGGTCGTGACGGGGATTCAGGAGAAGAACGTGACGTTCATGGCGGCCAGTATCGCGTATCAGGCGTTCATCTCGTTGATCCCGCTGCTCGTGCTCGTCTTCTTCCTCGTCTCGTTCGTCGGGAACGAGGGGCTCGCCACGCAGGTGTCGTCGGCGACCGAAGGGTTTCTCCCCGACAGCGGGCAGCTCATCCTCGAGGACGGGATCGAAGGCTCGACCGGGAGCGCGGGAACGTCGATCATCGGGCTCCTCGTCCTCCTGTGGGGGTCCTTGAAGATATTCCGAGGGCTGGACACCGCGTTCTCGGAGATCTACACGTCGACCGAGGACAACTCGCTGGTCGACCAGTTGCGAGACGGGATCGTCGTCTTCGGGACGATCGGGGTCGCGCTCGTGGCAGCGGGGGCGACCAGCATCGTCTTCGCGTTCTTCCCGAACAGCCTCTTCATCGGGCTGTTGAACCCGATACTGCTCGTCGTCGGGCTGACGGTCGCCTTCCTGCCGATGTACTACTTCTTCCCCGACACCGACGTCTCCGTCCGCGAGGTCGTGCCCGGCGTCGTCGTCGCTGCGGTCGGGTGGGCGGTCCTCCAGTCGCTCTTCCAGGTCTACGTCGCCCTCTCGAGCAGTTCGGACGCCGCCGGCCCGGTCGGCGCTATCCTTCTTCTGTTGACCTGGCTGTACTTCGGCGGGCTGATACTGCTCGTCGGTGCGGTCGTCAACGCCACGCACTCGGGGCACATCGATCTCAAACCCGAACCGACGGCCGAGGAGGAGTCGTCCGAGGGGCGTCCACGGGATTCGGAACGGGACTCCGTCGTCGATTCGGGCCAGCGCGAACGCGATCGCCTGGCGGCGCGACTCACGGAACTGCAGCGAGAACGGGACCAGTTGCGAAACGATCGGGCGGCTCAGCGGACCCGCCGATATCGGCTCGAGGATCGGGTCGACGACCTGGAAGCGCGAGTAGCGGATCTCGAAGCGGAAAACGACGAACTCGGGGACGAAAACGAGCGGCTCCGTCGCGAGCTCGCGGCCCGGCAGGGATCGTCGTGGCGACGGCGGCTCCGCGGCGTCTCGGCGCGAATTCGAACGCTGAACGTCGGCGTCGTCGAGAACCGAAACGACTAG
- a CDS encoding carbohydrate kinase family protein, producing MSHDVLVAGETLIDCIPERPGPLEDVAGFERRPGGAPANVAVALARLERPPLFWTRVGADPFGRFLERTLADHGLSGRFVERDGDAKTSLAFVTHDETGDREFTFYRDGTADTRLEPGRIDDETLADREWVHAGGVTLAGGSSRAATLDLLERAAAAECTVSFDPNFRPELWPDTETFASVGRDALADVDVCIATVEELELLGFAGETPTAIARAAVDGSSVHTVFVTLGSEGAVAVAGDDAPRAGDAVEHPGFAVETVDTTGAGDAFVAGTIAALGDGRELADAVAFANAVAATATTAPGAMTALPTRDEVAPLLDA from the coding sequence ATGTCCCACGACGTGCTCGTCGCCGGCGAAACGCTGATCGACTGCATTCCCGAGCGGCCGGGTCCGCTCGAGGACGTGGCTGGCTTCGAACGCCGGCCTGGCGGTGCGCCGGCGAACGTCGCCGTCGCGCTCGCCCGCCTCGAGCGGCCGCCGCTGTTCTGGACCCGCGTCGGGGCGGACCCGTTCGGACGGTTCCTCGAGCGCACGCTCGCGGACCACGGCCTCTCCGGTCGATTCGTCGAACGCGACGGCGATGCGAAGACCTCGCTCGCGTTCGTCACCCACGACGAGACCGGCGACCGCGAGTTCACCTTCTACCGCGACGGGACCGCCGACACGCGCCTCGAGCCCGGTCGGATCGACGACGAAACGCTGGCCGATCGCGAGTGGGTCCACGCCGGGGGCGTGACGCTGGCCGGTGGCTCGTCGCGGGCGGCGACACTGGATCTACTCGAGCGGGCTGCGGCCGCGGAGTGTACGGTCTCGTTCGATCCGAACTTCCGGCCGGAGCTGTGGCCGGACACCGAGACGTTCGCGAGCGTGGGCCGAGACGCGCTCGCAGACGTCGACGTCTGTATCGCGACGGTCGAAGAGCTCGAGTTGCTCGGATTCGCGGGCGAGACGCCGACGGCGATCGCTCGAGCGGCCGTCGACGGGAGTTCGGTTCACACCGTCTTCGTCACGCTGGGTAGCGAGGGGGCCGTCGCCGTCGCGGGCGACGACGCACCGCGGGCCGGCGACGCGGTCGAGCATCCCGGGTTCGCGGTCGAGACCGTCGATACGACGGGTGCCGGCGACGCGTTCGTCGCCGGAACGATCGCCGCGCTGGGCGACGGGCGAGAACTCGCGGACGCCGTCGCGTTCGCGAACGCGGTCGCGGCGACGGCGACCACGGCACCCGGAGCGATGACGGCGCTGCCGACTCGCGACGAGGTCGCCCCGCTGCTCGACGCGTAG
- a CDS encoding metal ABC transporter ATP-binding protein: protein MTVVHLEHVTFAYGEQPAVRDVSLTVEDGDFLGLIGPNGSGKTTLLHLMLGLHSPDSGSIELFGQPVAAFDEGERIGYVSQQATSGGGSMPVTVREAVTMGRFARAGHGRLTDEDRAIVDDALETVGIDELAGRQVNQLSGGQRQRAYIARALASEADLLALDEPTVGVDAESRDAFYQLLESLNESGITIILIEHDIGVVTNRANRIACINTELYHHGDTESFVESDALTEAYGATGQVVHHHH, encoded by the coding sequence GTGACCGTCGTCCATCTCGAACACGTGACGTTTGCATACGGCGAACAGCCGGCCGTCCGAGACGTCTCGCTGACGGTCGAGGACGGTGACTTCCTGGGACTGATCGGGCCGAACGGATCGGGGAAGACCACCCTCTTGCACCTCATGCTCGGCCTTCACAGTCCCGACAGCGGTTCGATCGAACTGTTCGGCCAACCGGTTGCCGCGTTCGACGAGGGCGAACGGATCGGCTACGTCTCCCAGCAGGCGACCAGCGGCGGGGGCTCGATGCCCGTTACCGTCCGCGAGGCCGTTACGATGGGCCGATTCGCCCGTGCGGGGCACGGACGGCTAACCGACGAGGACCGCGCGATCGTCGACGACGCCCTCGAGACCGTCGGTATCGACGAGTTGGCGGGCCGGCAGGTCAACCAGCTCTCGGGCGGGCAACGCCAGCGCGCCTACATCGCCCGCGCGCTGGCCTCCGAGGCCGACCTGCTGGCGCTCGACGAGCCGACGGTCGGCGTCGACGCCGAGTCTCGCGACGCGTTCTACCAGCTGCTCGAGTCGCTCAACGAGTCGGGAATCACGATCATCCTGATCGAGCACGACATCGGCGTCGTCACGAACCGGGCGAACCGAATCGCCTGTATCAACACCGAACTCTACCACCACGGGGACACCGAATCGTTCGTCGAAAGCGACGCGCTGACCGAGGCCTACGGCGCGACGGGCCAGGTCGTCCACCACCACCACTGA
- a CDS encoding metal ABC transporter permease, translated as MSETGTLRRRFELIGVGLTAALAIAMIGLLAVDALRAYPVAGGLYEQARIAGWWLDHALGTNVFYHPFMWRSIATGILIGVVAPLVGTYLVHREMALIGETLAHTAFAGVAVGLLVSSTTGWNGSLMLVALVVGILGALSVQWLAERTDTYGDVPIAIMLTGSFAVGTLVISYGRGMSGINIEGYIFGDITVVTPSGAQLMAVISVLVVAVVVVTYKQLLFITFDEQAARVARLNVTWYNTLLIVMTAVVVVGAMQILGVILVAAMLVVPVAAATQIAHSFRETLLLSILFGQVSVVGGFAFSISQELPTGGSIVVVAIACYLLAILVSSRSTAAISTH; from the coding sequence ATGAGCGAAACCGGAACCCTTCGGCGGCGGTTCGAACTGATCGGGGTCGGACTGACCGCGGCCTTGGCGATCGCGATGATCGGCCTGCTGGCCGTCGACGCGCTGCGGGCGTATCCCGTCGCTGGCGGGCTGTACGAGCAGGCACGGATCGCGGGCTGGTGGCTCGACCACGCACTCGGGACGAACGTCTTTTACCACCCGTTCATGTGGCGGTCGATCGCGACGGGGATCCTGATCGGGGTCGTCGCGCCGCTGGTCGGCACCTATCTCGTCCACCGCGAGATGGCTCTGATCGGCGAAACGCTGGCGCACACGGCCTTCGCGGGGGTCGCGGTCGGCCTTCTGGTGAGCTCGACGACCGGCTGGAACGGCTCACTGATGCTCGTCGCGCTGGTCGTCGGCATCCTCGGCGCGCTGAGCGTTCAGTGGCTCGCCGAGCGGACCGACACCTACGGCGACGTCCCGATCGCGATCATGCTGACCGGCAGCTTCGCCGTCGGGACGCTCGTCATCAGCTACGGGCGGGGGATGTCCGGCATCAACATCGAGGGTTACATCTTCGGCGACATCACCGTCGTCACCCCGTCGGGTGCCCAGCTGATGGCCGTCATCAGCGTCCTCGTCGTCGCAGTCGTCGTCGTGACGTACAAGCAACTGCTCTTCATCACCTTCGACGAGCAGGCCGCCCGCGTCGCACGGCTCAACGTGACGTGGTACAACACCCTGTTGATCGTCATGACGGCCGTCGTCGTCGTCGGCGCGATGCAGATCCTCGGCGTGATTCTCGTCGCCGCGATGCTCGTCGTGCCCGTCGCGGCGGCCACGCAGATCGCCCACAGCTTCCGAGAGACGCTGCTGCTCTCGATCCTGTTCGGGCAGGTCTCGGTCGTCGGCGGCTTCGCGTTCTCGATCTCGCAGGAGCTCCCCACCGGCGGCTCGATCGTCGTCGTCGCCATCGCCTGCTACCTGCTCGCGATCCTCGTCTCGAGCCGCTCGACGGCCGCTATTTCGACGCACTGA
- a CDS encoding metal ABC transporter substrate-binding protein, with amino-acid sequence MNLTRRALVKAGAGAVATGTVAGCLDDVRSANADLDTGYAAFFTLWDWADRVSGDAIAFENPVGAGEAGHGWSPSGDLTREIADAGAFVYFDTPEFSWAQDIAATLEADYDTVTVIDGLEGLDDHLLDWDHEVESSGHDGGSDGGSHDQEDGHDHDSESIDPHVWLDPVLAQDIVDTIATGLADADPDNAATYENNAAEYVSELESLDETFESLIDAADRRTAVLAGHDSFTYLQDRYGFEIHTPVGVSPQENPSPEAISETISLIDEAGIDTILYDPFEAPEGEHPQLVDTILEGSDATDAMALTHLSGTLAKWDDRGWGYRKQMEEINVPAFREALGAQ; translated from the coding sequence ATGAACCTGACACGACGCGCGCTGGTGAAAGCGGGTGCCGGCGCGGTCGCGACCGGAACCGTGGCCGGCTGCCTCGACGACGTCCGCAGCGCGAACGCGGACCTCGATACCGGCTACGCCGCTTTCTTCACCCTCTGGGACTGGGCCGACCGGGTGAGCGGCGACGCGATCGCGTTCGAGAACCCGGTTGGGGCCGGAGAAGCGGGTCACGGCTGGTCGCCGAGCGGCGACCTGACCCGAGAGATCGCGGACGCCGGTGCGTTCGTCTACTTCGACACCCCCGAGTTCTCGTGGGCACAGGACATCGCAGCGACGCTCGAGGCCGACTACGACACGGTGACCGTGATCGACGGGCTCGAGGGACTGGACGACCACCTGCTCGACTGGGATCACGAGGTCGAGAGCAGCGGCCACGACGGCGGGAGCGACGGTGGTTCTCACGACCAGGAGGACGGCCACGACCACGACAGCGAATCGATCGATCCGCACGTCTGGCTCGATCCCGTTCTCGCACAGGACATCGTCGACACCATCGCGACCGGCCTCGCGGACGCCGACCCGGACAACGCGGCGACCTACGAGAACAACGCCGCCGAATACGTCTCCGAACTCGAGTCCCTCGACGAGACGTTCGAGTCCCTGATCGATGCGGCCGACCGACGAACCGCCGTCCTCGCGGGCCACGACTCGTTCACGTACCTGCAGGACCGATACGGGTTCGAGATCCACACGCCCGTCGGCGTCTCGCCGCAGGAGAACCCATCCCCCGAGGCCATCTCCGAGACGATCTCCCTCATCGACGAGGCGGGGATCGACACGATTCTCTACGACCCCTTCGAGGCGCCCGAAGGCGAGCATCCACAGCTCGTCGACACGATACTCGAGGGCAGCGACGCCACCGACGCGATGGCGCTAACCCACCTCTCGGGCACCCTCGCGAAGTGGGACGATCGGGGCTGGGGGTACCGCAAGCAAATGGAAGAGATAAACGTCCCCGCGTTTAGAGAGGCACTAGGCGCACAGTGA
- the dpsA gene encoding DNA starvation/stationary phase protection protein DpsA codes for MSTQKTVRQSADSVEENALRLEQDKAEQIVDALNTELANSYVLYHQLKKHHWVVEGAEFLPLHEFLEEAYEHVEEGADVIAERAQALGGVPVSGPSNQEERATVEFEGEDVYDVRTMFENDLEMYGDIIESMRDSIELAENLGDHATAEILREILVDLEEDGHHFEHYLEDDTLVLEEATH; via the coding sequence ATGAGTACCCAAAAGACCGTCCGTCAATCGGCAGACAGCGTCGAGGAGAACGCGCTTCGCCTCGAGCAAGACAAAGCCGAGCAGATCGTCGACGCGTTGAACACGGAGCTGGCCAACTCGTACGTCCTCTACCACCAGCTGAAGAAGCACCACTGGGTCGTCGAGGGTGCCGAGTTCCTGCCGCTCCACGAGTTCCTCGAGGAGGCCTACGAACACGTCGAGGAGGGCGCGGACGTCATCGCCGAGCGCGCGCAGGCGCTGGGCGGCGTTCCCGTCTCGGGCCCGTCGAACCAGGAGGAGCGCGCGACCGTCGAGTTCGAGGGCGAGGACGTCTACGACGTGCGCACCATGTTCGAAAACGACCTCGAGATGTACGGCGACATCATCGAGTCGATGCGCGACAGCATCGAACTCGCCGAGAACCTGGGCGACCACGCCACCGCCGAAATCCTGCGCGAGATCCTCGTCGACCTCGAGGAAGACGGCCACCACTTCGAACACTACCTCGAGGACGACACGCTGGTGCTCGAGGAAGCGACGCACTGA
- a CDS encoding acetate--CoA ligase family protein, whose amino-acid sequence MGRLSALFDPETVAVVGATDREGAVGRAILENLRDGFAGEVVPINPSRDEVLGLECYADASSAPPIDLAVVVVPPDIVIESIRELADAGTENVVVITAGFSETGGEGAARERQLREVAAENDLNVVGPNSLGIMSTPKGMNATFGPEDALAGSISFMSQSGAFITAVLDWANEQGIGFRDVVSLGNKTVLDETDFVREWGDDPETDVIIGYLEDIDDGQGFVEAAREVTEDTPIVLVKSGRTDAGAQAASSHTGAIAGSERAYEAGLDQAGVLRARSVQELFDYARALAGLPEPESDGVAVVTNAGGPGVLTTDAVGDSSLEMADFTDDTVAALTEAMPDEANVYNPIDAIGDADVERFGAAIELALEDPNVGSAVVVAAPTAVLSYDDLAETVIEKLDAYDTPVVTCLMGGKRARDAEATLRESGIPNYFDPSRAVSGLDALARFREIREKRVDEPETFDVDRERAQDILARAARRDDNRLGVESMDLLEAYGIPTPQGEIVDDPERAREVAASIEGDVVMKIVSPDISHKSDIGGVKVGVADEDVYDAYEDVVARARNYQPDATIIGVQIQELLDLEAATETIVGMNRDPQFGPLLLFGLGGIFVEILEDTSVRVAPIGESEAREMVDDIRAAPLLRGARGREPADVAGVVETIQRLSQLVTEFPSILELDVNPLVAGPDGVQAIDLRLTVDADELDTEEQ is encoded by the coding sequence ATGGGACGGTTATCCGCACTCTTCGATCCCGAGACCGTCGCCGTGGTCGGCGCGACCGACCGCGAGGGCGCGGTCGGCCGGGCGATCCTCGAGAACCTGCGGGACGGGTTCGCCGGTGAGGTCGTGCCGATCAACCCCTCGCGCGACGAGGTACTCGGGCTCGAGTGTTACGCAGACGCGTCGAGCGCGCCGCCGATCGATCTGGCGGTCGTCGTCGTACCGCCCGATATCGTCATCGAATCGATCCGCGAGCTCGCGGATGCGGGCACCGAGAACGTCGTCGTCATCACGGCCGGGTTCTCGGAGACGGGCGGCGAGGGTGCCGCCCGCGAACGGCAGCTCCGCGAAGTCGCCGCCGAGAACGACCTCAACGTCGTCGGCCCCAACAGCCTGGGGATCATGTCCACGCCGAAGGGCATGAACGCCACCTTCGGTCCCGAAGACGCGCTCGCGGGCTCGATCTCCTTTATGAGCCAGTCGGGCGCGTTCATCACCGCCGTGCTCGACTGGGCCAACGAGCAGGGGATCGGGTTCCGGGACGTCGTCTCGCTGGGCAACAAGACGGTTCTCGACGAGACCGACTTCGTCCGCGAGTGGGGCGACGATCCCGAGACGGACGTTATCATCGGCTACCTCGAGGATATCGACGACGGACAGGGGTTCGTCGAGGCCGCACGCGAGGTCACCGAAGACACTCCAATCGTGCTCGTCAAATCGGGCCGGACGGACGCCGGCGCGCAGGCCGCGTCCTCTCACACCGGTGCGATCGCCGGCAGCGAGCGGGCCTACGAGGCGGGCCTCGACCAGGCCGGCGTCCTCCGCGCCCGTTCGGTACAGGAGCTGTTCGACTACGCGCGAGCGCTCGCGGGGCTTCCCGAGCCAGAATCCGACGGGGTCGCCGTCGTCACCAACGCGGGCGGCCCCGGCGTGCTCACGACCGACGCAGTCGGGGATTCGTCGCTCGAGATGGCCGATTTCACCGACGACACCGTCGCGGCCCTGACCGAAGCGATGCCCGACGAGGCCAACGTCTACAATCCGATCGACGCGATCGGCGACGCCGACGTCGAGCGCTTCGGCGCGGCGATCGAGCTCGCGCTGGAGGACCCGAACGTCGGCAGCGCGGTCGTCGTCGCCGCGCCGACCGCGGTCCTCTCGTACGACGACCTCGCCGAGACCGTGATCGAGAAGCTCGACGCGTACGACACGCCGGTCGTCACCTGCCTGATGGGCGGCAAGCGAGCCCGCGACGCCGAGGCGACGCTGCGCGAGTCGGGGATTCCGAACTACTTCGACCCCTCGCGGGCGGTGTCGGGACTCGACGCGCTCGCTCGCTTCCGTGAGATCCGCGAGAAGCGGGTCGACGAACCCGAGACGTTCGACGTCGACCGCGAGCGCGCCCAGGACATTCTGGCGCGGGCCGCCCGTCGCGACGACAACCGGCTCGGCGTCGAGTCGATGGACCTGCTCGAGGCCTACGGCATCCCCACCCCGCAGGGGGAGATCGTCGACGATCCCGAGCGCGCTCGTGAGGTCGCCGCGTCGATCGAGGGCGACGTCGTCATGAAGATCGTCAGCCCGGACATCTCCCACAAGTCGGACATCGGCGGCGTCAAGGTCGGCGTCGCCGACGAGGACGTCTACGACGCCTACGAGGACGTGGTCGCTCGAGCACGTAACTACCAGCCCGACGCGACGATCATCGGCGTGCAGATCCAGGAACTGCTCGACCTCGAGGCCGCGACCGAGACCATCGTCGGAATGAACCGCGATCCACAGTTCGGCCCGCTGTTGCTGTTCGGACTCGGGGGTATCTTCGTCGAGATCCTCGAGGATACGTCGGTCCGCGTGGCCCCGATCGGCGAGAGCGAGGCCCGCGAGATGGTCGACGACATTCGAGCCGCACCGCTGTTACGCGGCGCTCGCGGGCGGGAACCGGCGGACGTCGCGGGCGTCGTCGAGACGATCCAGCGACTCTCCCAGCTGGTGACGGAGTTCCCATCGATCCTCGAACTCGACGTCAACCCGCTCGTGGCGGGACCGGACGGCGTACAGGCGATCGATCTGCGACTCACCGTCGACGCGGACGAACTCGATACGGAGGAACAATGA
- a CDS encoding aldehyde dehydrogenase family protein: MATRVAQRRERIYVDGEWLETEDVLTVSDLAEGGTFAQVAAASPEEARTALRAAHEIKPALRETTVVERAQWCETIAAELREREEELAEVIVREAGKPISSARGEVGQAAERFDRAAEEARNIVSKGEYREGSTEGHEGWQAIVKHEPIGAVLCITPYNYPLATTALQVAPAIAAGNSVLLKPASKTPVSAAILADVIADVDGIPDGAFNFVPGDASKIGDLLSGDDRINAIAMTGSSGAGKHVARESGMVNLHMELGGNAPAIVFDDADLTDVAGNCAKGSFKYAGQRCSAISRVLAHESVHDELVDTIDGQMDAWQAGDLFDENTAFGPLISEAQADWVEELVDDAVEKGAEIVRGGERRAPEGVPDELADQFFEPTLLANVPHDARIVDEEQFGPIAAVTTFEDEAEALEIANGSDLALDAAVFTSDYKRAMRMAERIDAGAVRINGAPSHGLGDVPFGGNKDSGIGREGLDASIHEMMRKKSIIL; encoded by the coding sequence ATGGCAACGAGAGTCGCACAACGACGGGAGCGGATATACGTCGACGGCGAGTGGCTCGAGACCGAGGACGTACTGACGGTCTCGGATCTCGCCGAGGGCGGGACCTTCGCACAGGTCGCAGCCGCGAGCCCGGAGGAGGCCAGAACCGCACTGCGCGCCGCCCACGAGATCAAGCCGGCGCTCCGCGAGACGACGGTCGTCGAGCGCGCGCAGTGGTGTGAAACCATCGCGGCGGAACTCCGCGAGCGCGAGGAGGAACTCGCGGAAGTCATCGTCCGCGAGGCCGGGAAGCCGATCTCCTCGGCTCGCGGCGAGGTCGGACAGGCGGCCGAGCGCTTCGACCGGGCGGCCGAGGAAGCGCGCAACATCGTCAGCAAAGGCGAGTACCGGGAAGGCTCGACCGAGGGCCACGAGGGTTGGCAAGCGATCGTCAAGCACGAACCGATCGGTGCCGTCCTCTGTATCACGCCGTACAACTACCCCCTGGCGACGACGGCCCTGCAGGTTGCACCCGCGATCGCCGCCGGCAACAGCGTGCTGCTCAAGCCCGCGAGCAAGACGCCCGTTTCCGCAGCGATCCTCGCCGACGTCATCGCCGACGTCGACGGGATTCCGGACGGTGCGTTCAACTTCGTCCCCGGTGACGCCAGCAAGATCGGCGACCTCCTCTCCGGCGACGACAGGATCAACGCGATCGCCATGACCGGCTCCTCGGGGGCGGGGAAACACGTCGCCCGCGAGAGCGGCATGGTCAACCTCCACATGGAACTGGGCGGAAACGCACCCGCGATCGTCTTCGACGACGCGGACCTCACCGACGTCGCGGGCAACTGCGCGAAGGGCTCGTTCAAGTACGCCGGCCAGCGCTGTTCGGCCATTTCGCGCGTGCTCGCCCACGAGTCGGTCCACGACGAGCTCGTCGACACGATCGACGGCCAGATGGACGCCTGGCAGGCCGGCGACCTCTTCGACGAGAACACCGCGTTCGGGCCGCTCATCAGCGAAGCCCAGGCCGACTGGGTCGAGGAACTCGTCGACGATGCCGTCGAGAAGGGCGCTGAGATCGTCCGCGGGGGCGAGCGACGGGCACCCGAGGGCGTCCCGGACGAACTCGCCGACCAGTTCTTCGAACCGACGCTGCTCGCGAACGTGCCCCACGACGCTCGCATCGTCGACGAAGAGCAGTTCGGGCCGATCGCGGCCGTCACCACCTTCGAGGACGAGGCGGAGGCCCTCGAGATCGCGAACGGCTCCGACCTCGCGCTCGACGCGGCGGTCTTCACGAGCGACTACAAGCGCGCGATGCGGATGGCCGAGCGCATCGACGCCGGTGCGGTCCGGATCAACGGCGCGCCGAGTCACGGCCTCGGCGACGTTCCGTTCGGCGGCAACAAGGACTCGGGGATCGGCCGCGAGGGTCTCGACGCCTCGATCCACGAGATGATGCGCAAGAAGAGCATCATCCTCTGA